A genomic stretch from Buchnera aphidicola (Brevicoryne brassicae) includes:
- the rpsU gene encoding 30S ribosomal protein S21, translated as MPVIKVRENEPFDVALRRFKRSCEKAGILAEIRRREFYEKPTTERKRAKASAVKRLSKKLTRENARHIRMY; from the coding sequence ATGCCAGTAATAAAAGTACGTGAAAATGAACCCTTTGATGTAGCACTCCGTCGATTTAAACGCTCTTGTGAAAAAGCCGGAATTTTAGCTGAAATTCGTCGAAGAGAATTTTATGAAAAACCAACTACTGAACGTAAACGAGCAAAAGCTTCTGCTGTTAAACGTCTTTCAAAAAAACTTACACGGGAAAATGCAAGACACATCCGTATGTATTAA
- the secB gene encoding protein-export chaperone SecB, with the protein MSEEKIKKNIFEIQRIYIKDVSFEAPNTPSIFDAKWKPTVKIDLNTLSKKIKKNIFEIILQIKVLVKIKEDIVFLCDVDQAGIFSIPNLKEKDLKHCLCSYCPNILFPYARQCISTLVSYASFPQMNLAPINFDSIYFNHINFEKQCK; encoded by the coding sequence ATGTCAGAAGAAAAAATAAAAAAAAATATTTTTGAAATTCAACGTATTTATATAAAAGATGTTTCTTTTGAAGCTCCTAATACGCCAAGTATTTTTGATGCCAAATGGAAACCTACTGTTAAAATTGATTTAAACACCCTTTCTAAAAAAATAAAAAAAAATATTTTTGAAATTATCTTACAGATAAAAGTTTTGGTAAAAATAAAAGAAGATATCGTATTTTTATGTGATGTAGATCAAGCTGGTATTTTTTCTATTCCAAATTTAAAAGAAAAAGATCTAAAACATTGTTTATGTTCTTATTGTCCAAACATTTTGTTTCCTTATGCTCGTCAATGTATATCCACTTTGGTTTCTTATGCGAGTTTTCCACAGATGAATCTTGCTCCTATTAATTTTGATTCTATTTATTTTAATCATATAAATTTTGAAAAGCAGTGTAAGTGA
- the rpoD gene encoding RNA polymerase sigma factor RpoD has protein sequence MDQNPQSQLKLLVTHGKEQGYLTYAEVNDHLPEDIIDSEQIDDIIQMINDMGIPVVEEAPDADDLILNEIHTDTDEDAVEAATQVLSSVESELGRTTDPVRMYMREMGTVELLTREGEIDIAKRIEEGINQVQCSVSEYPEAITYLLEQYDRIKTGEIKLSDIITGFVDPNAEEIFSPTVIHIGSELLDEEPNNDEDEENNQTENEDDHTIDPELANEKFSELRAQYNNTNNTIKKKNRTHKDSLLEIYNLSEVFKQFRLVPKQFDHLVNNMRYMMERVRTQERIIMKLCVEKCKMPKKIFINIFPEKKINHHWFVKEQNTNQPWSENLKKIKEDVFISIKKLMKIEEETGLTIKQVKDINKRMSIGEAKARRAKKEMVEANLRLVISIAKKYTNRGLQFLDLIQEGNIGLMKAVDKFEYRRGYKFSTYATWWIRQAITRSIADQARTIRIPVHMIETINKLNRISRQMLQEIGREPTPEELSEKMLIPEDKIRKVLKIAKEPISMETPIGDDDDSHLGDFIEDTSLELPLDSATSESLRSATHDVLSGLTAREAKVLRMRFGIDMNTDHTLEEVGKQFDVTRERIRQIEAKALRKLRHPSRSEVLRSFLDD, from the coding sequence ATGGATCAAAATCCACAATCACAACTTAAGCTACTTGTCACACATGGTAAGGAACAAGGTTATTTAACCTATGCTGAAGTTAATGACCATCTACCAGAAGACATTATTGATTCTGAACAAATTGATGACATTATCCAGATGATTAATGATATGGGTATTCCAGTAGTTGAAGAAGCACCTGATGCTGATGATCTAATCTTGAATGAAATACACACAGATACAGATGAAGATGCGGTAGAAGCTGCAACACAAGTTTTATCTAGCGTAGAATCAGAATTAGGACGAACTACTGATCCCGTTCGAATGTATATGCGAGAAATGGGTACCGTAGAACTATTAACGCGAGAAGGCGAAATAGACATAGCTAAACGTATTGAAGAAGGTATAAATCAAGTTCAATGTTCAGTATCAGAATATCCAGAAGCAATTACATATCTTCTTGAACAATATGATCGAATTAAAACTGGTGAAATAAAATTATCAGATATAATAACAGGTTTTGTAGATCCAAATGCAGAAGAAATTTTTTCTCCTACAGTTATTCATATAGGTTCAGAACTTTTAGATGAAGAACCAAATAATGATGAAGATGAAGAAAACAATCAAACAGAAAATGAAGATGATCATACTATCGATCCAGAATTAGCAAATGAAAAATTTTCTGAATTACGAGCTCAATATAATAATACAAACAATACAATTAAAAAGAAAAACAGAACACATAAAGACTCGTTGTTAGAAATTTACAATCTTTCAGAAGTTTTTAAACAATTTCGTTTAGTTCCAAAGCAATTTGATCATTTAGTTAATAATATGCGTTATATGATGGAAAGAGTTAGAACACAAGAAAGAATTATTATGAAATTATGTGTTGAAAAATGTAAAATGCCAAAAAAAATTTTTATTAATATTTTTCCAGAAAAGAAAATTAATCACCATTGGTTTGTAAAAGAACAAAATACAAACCAACCATGGTCTGAAAATTTAAAAAAAATCAAGGAAGACGTTTTTATAAGCATAAAAAAATTAATGAAAATAGAAGAAGAAACTGGTTTAACAATTAAACAAGTAAAAGATATTAACAAAAGAATGTCAATTGGCGAAGCAAAAGCTAGACGAGCAAAAAAAGAAATGGTGGAAGCTAATTTAAGATTAGTTATTTCTATTGCAAAAAAATATACAAATAGAGGATTGCAATTTTTAGATTTAATTCAAGAAGGAAACATTGGTTTAATGAAAGCTGTAGATAAATTTGAATATCGTCGTGGTTACAAATTTTCCACTTATGCAACTTGGTGGATTCGACAAGCTATTACTCGATCTATTGCTGATCAAGCTCGTACTATCCGTATTCCAGTCCATATGATAGAAACTATTAATAAACTCAATCGTATTTCTAGACAAATGTTGCAAGAAATAGGTCGAGAGCCTACGCCGGAAGAACTATCTGAAAAAATGCTTATTCCTGAAGATAAAATTAGAAAAGTATTAAAAATAGCAAAAGAACCAATATCAATGGAAACTCCTATTGGAGATGACGATGACTCACATTTAGGTGATTTTATTGAAGATACATCTCTAGAATTACCATTAGACTCTGCAACATCTGAAAGCTTAAGATCTGCAACACATGACGTTTTATCAGGTCTGACAGCTCGTGAAGCAAAGGTACTTCGTATGCGATTTGGAATTGATATGAATACTGACCATACTTTAGAAGAAGTTGGAAAACAATTTGATGTAACTCGAGAAAGAATACGTCAAATAGAAGCTAAAGCACTCAGAAAACTACGTCATCCAAGTAGATCAGAGGTTTTGCGTAGTTTTTTAGATGATTAA
- the argB gene encoding acetylglutamate kinase, with amino-acid sequence MNPLVIKLGGVLLESDNAMTRLFEALVDYRKSYKRYVLIIHGGGRLIDDLMKKLNLPVKKKNGLRVTLSEHINVITGALSGTANKTLLARALKHNINAVGLCLADGKSVDVEKLDKDLGHVGKAIPGSPLFLNKLCKEGILPIISSIGITNDGLLMNVNADLAAAALATTLHANLILLSDISSILDGKGQRIEEINSIQAKKLITQGIITNGMIVKVNAALEAANILNRAVDIASWQNAEELELLFNGVNIGTRVSV; translated from the coding sequence ATGAATCCATTAGTTATTAAATTAGGGGGAGTTCTTTTAGAAAGTGATAATGCTATGACGCGTTTATTTGAAGCGTTAGTTGATTATCGAAAATCCTATAAACGTTATGTGTTGATAATTCATGGAGGAGGTCGTTTAATTGATGATCTAATGAAAAAACTTAATTTACCAGTTAAGAAGAAAAATGGTTTACGTGTTACTTTATCTGAACATATTAATGTTATTACAGGTGCATTATCTGGAACTGCTAATAAAACTCTTCTTGCACGAGCATTAAAACACAATATAAACGCTGTGGGATTATGTTTAGCTGATGGAAAAAGTGTTGATGTAGAAAAATTAGATAAAGATTTAGGACATGTAGGAAAAGCCATACCAGGATCACCTTTATTTTTAAACAAACTGTGTAAAGAAGGTATTTTACCTATTATTAGTTCTATAGGAATTACTAATGATGGTTTGTTGATGAATGTTAATGCCGATTTAGCAGCAGCTGCTTTAGCAACTACTTTACATGCTAATTTGATTTTATTATCTGATATTAGTTCAATTTTAGATGGAAAAGGTCAAAGAATAGAAGAAATTAATAGTATTCAAGCTAAAAAATTAATTACACAAGGAATTATTACTAATGGTATGATTGTTAAAGTAAATGCAGCATTAGAAGCTGCAAATATTTTAAATCGTGCTGTAGATATAGCAAGTTGGCAAAACGCTGAAGAATTAGAATTGTTATTTAACGGTGTAAACATTGGTACTAGAGTCTCAGTTTAA
- a CDS encoding rhodanese-like domain-containing protein, translating to MQDVVFFFSEHLILSAFWFFFLISSLFLIIKSISLKDKFIGNIQAIKLINQKNAVVIDTRSEEIFKRGYIVNSIHFPLKNILLGNLKEIEAYKAFPIILILSDMNECTNCMKEFLKYGFNNVYFLNNGIYYWTLDNLPLITKDK from the coding sequence ATGCAAGATGTAGTATTTTTTTTTAGTGAACACCTTATACTGAGTGCTTTTTGGTTTTTTTTTCTTATTTCATCATTATTTTTAATAATTAAAAGTATCTCTTTGAAAGATAAATTTATTGGTAATATTCAAGCAATAAAATTAATAAACCAGAAAAATGCAGTTGTAATTGACACTCGTTCCGAAGAAATATTTAAAAGAGGTTACATTGTTAATTCTATTCACTTTCCATTAAAAAATATTCTTTTAGGAAATTTAAAAGAGATAGAAGCTTATAAAGCTTTTCCTATTATTTTAATATTGAGCGACATGAATGAATGCACAAATTGTATGAAAGAGTTTTTAAAATATGGTTTTAATAATGTTTATTTTTTAAATAATGGTATATATTATTGGACTTTAGATAATTTACCTCTTATTACTAAAGATAAATAA
- the dnaG gene encoding DNA primase yields the protein MSGKIPKYFINELLSRTNIVELINKRLILKKCGKNYQTKCPFHHEKTPSFTVSHEKQFFYCFGCNAHGNAIDFLINYENLSFVESIEELSIIHGMKIPFENTKYNYLYIKKQKLYLLMKQLCNLYQENIKFTDIANKYLSHRGINKKMVDVFLIGFSSLNWNDFYKKLNVSKELEKELLIYNIISISKKGCKYDPFQGRIIFPIQDQHGRIIAFGGRSINHILPKYLNSQETDIFCKRKLIYGLYQVKKKFSKPKYLLVVEGYIDVITLTQYNINYVVSSLGTSTTVEHIQILFQNTDTVIYCYDGDNAGKDAAWRTLKKALPYISDEKTLKFILLPKNEDPDITIRKEGKEKFQTRIDNAIAMSKFFFKYILRNINLSSIDDKFYLSVRALPLINTISSDTIRIYLRQVLARMIGILDDNQFEKFLYEQENKRKQKPQFHIKRTPMRILIALLMQNPNLAVIAPPVKKLNQIKIKGLNIFLEILQICLDNPDINTGQLLEFYRNTKISNILKILSRWDHMIVQEEIQNMFLDLLMNIYDKILEERQEYLIAQERIKGLTINEKKEIWSINKKLSKNNKKI from the coding sequence ATGTCTGGGAAAATACCGAAATACTTCATTAATGAACTATTATCTCGAACTAATATCGTAGAACTTATTAACAAACGATTAATACTAAAAAAATGTGGTAAAAATTATCAAACTAAATGTCCTTTTCACCATGAAAAAACTCCATCATTTACTGTAAGTCATGAAAAACAATTTTTTTATTGTTTTGGATGTAATGCACATGGAAATGCTATTGATTTTTTAATAAATTATGAAAATTTAAGCTTTGTAGAAAGCATTGAAGAACTATCTATTATTCATGGTATGAAAATACCATTTGAAAATACAAAATACAACTATCTTTATATTAAAAAACAAAAATTATATTTATTAATGAAACAATTATGTAATTTATATCAAGAAAATATAAAATTTACTGATATAGCCAATAAATATCTATCTCACAGAGGCATTAATAAAAAAATGGTTGATGTTTTTTTAATCGGTTTTTCCAGTTTAAATTGGAATGATTTTTATAAAAAACTGAATGTGAGTAAAGAATTAGAAAAAGAATTATTAATTTATAATATTATTTCAATTAGTAAAAAGGGATGTAAATACGATCCTTTTCAAGGACGTATAATATTTCCAATACAAGATCAACATGGTAGAATTATAGCTTTTGGAGGACGTTCAATAAACCATATTTTACCAAAATATCTTAATTCTCAAGAAACAGATATTTTTTGTAAAAGAAAACTAATATATGGATTATATCAAGTTAAAAAAAAATTTTCTAAACCTAAATATTTATTAGTTGTAGAAGGTTATATTGATGTTATAACATTAACACAATATAATATTAATTATGTAGTTTCTTCTTTAGGAACTTCAACAACGGTCGAACATATTCAAATTCTTTTTCAAAATACAGATACAGTTATATACTGCTATGATGGTGATAACGCAGGAAAAGATGCAGCTTGGAGAACTTTAAAAAAAGCATTACCATATATATCAGATGAAAAAACTTTAAAATTCATTTTATTACCTAAAAATGAAGATCCTGATATAACTATTAGAAAAGAAGGTAAAGAAAAATTTCAAACACGTATCGATAATGCAATCGCTATGTCAAAATTTTTTTTTAAATATATATTAAGAAATATTAATTTATCATCAATAGATGATAAATTCTACTTAAGTGTACGTGCTTTACCTTTAATCAATACTATTTCTAGCGATACTATACGAATCTACTTACGTCAAGTATTAGCTAGAATGATAGGAATTTTAGATGATAATCAATTTGAAAAATTTTTATACGAACAAGAAAACAAAAGAAAACAAAAACCACAATTTCATATTAAAAGAACTCCAATGAGAATTCTTATAGCTTTACTTATGCAAAATCCTAATTTAGCCGTAATAGCACCTCCAGTAAAAAAATTAAATCAAATAAAAATAAAGGGTTTGAATATTTTTTTAGAAATATTACAAATATGTCTTGATAATCCTGATATTAATACAGGTCAATTATTAGAATTTTATAGAAATACTAAAATAAGCAATATTTTAAAAATTTTATCTAGATGGGATCACATGATTGTTCAAGAAGAAATTCAAAATATGTTTTTAGATTTATTAATGAATATATATGATAAAATTCTTGAAGAAAGACAAGAATATCTCATTGCACAAGAAAGAATAAAAGGACTAACAATAAATGAAAAAAAGGAAATTTGGTCTATTAATAAAAAACTATCAAAAAATAATAAAAAAATATAA
- the cysE gene encoding serine O-acetyltransferase: MCVLEISKVWNQIIYEVSFLLKKEPILSEFYQNSVLKHQSLSAALSHILSNKLSTSSVSDKKIQRIFNDIYLNDISILNAVVQDLKAVLIRDPVVKNYLTPLLYLKGFHALQSYRLSHYLWNLKKTSLSTYLQSRMSTVFSVDIHPAASIGSGIMLDHATGIVIGEGVIIEDDVSIFHSVTLGGTGKSYSKNRHPTIRKGVIIGAGAKILGNVEVGLGAKIGAGSIVLKNIPSYVTVVGIPAKIISQLNSKKCFSEQNEDSLSSTENSFQYGDGI, from the coding sequence ATGTGTGTTTTAGAAATATCAAAAGTGTGGAATCAAATAATATACGAAGTTTCTTTTTTATTAAAAAAAGAACCAATTTTATCTGAATTTTATCAAAATAGTGTTTTGAAACATCAAAGTTTAAGTGCTGCTTTAAGCCATATATTATCAAATAAACTATCTACTTCTAGTGTTTCTGACAAAAAAATCCAGAGAATATTTAATGATATATATTTAAATGATATTTCTATTTTAAATGCTGTAGTACAAGATTTAAAAGCTGTATTAATAAGAGATCCAGTCGTAAAAAATTATTTAACTCCGTTATTATACTTAAAAGGATTTCATGCATTACAGTCTTATAGACTCAGTCATTATCTTTGGAATCTTAAAAAAACTTCATTATCTACATACTTACAAAGCAGAATGTCTACTGTTTTTTCAGTTGATATTCATCCCGCAGCATCTATTGGATCTGGTATAATGCTCGACCATGCAACTGGTATTGTTATTGGAGAAGGTGTGATTATAGAAGATGATGTCTCAATTTTTCATTCAGTCACTTTAGGTGGTACAGGTAAAAGTTATAGTAAAAATAGACATCCCACTATTCGAAAAGGAGTAATTATAGGTGCTGGAGCAAAAATTTTAGGAAACGTTGAAGTTGGTTTAGGTGCAAAAATAGGAGCTGGTTCTATAGTGTTAAAAAACATTCCTTCATATGTAACCGTTGTTGGTATACCGGCTAAAATTATTAGTCAATTAAATAGTAAAAAGTGTTTTTCTGAACAAAATGAAGATAGTTTATCTTCTACAGAAAATAGTTTTCAGTATGGAGATGGTATTTAA
- the argH gene encoding argininosuccinate lyase gives MTLWGGRFVNESDELFKKFNRSLSFDYILVKEDITASIAWSKALMKSNIISGEEQKKIELALLVLLKEIKNNTQNILKSDYEDIHSWVEANLIKKIGKLGKKLHTGRSRNDQITTDLKLWCRKKIYVLLDNIIELQKNFILNAESNHNVIMPGYTHLQRAQPITFSYWCLAYVEMLKRDFSRLKDVLKRLNQSPLGSGALSGTGWKINRQELALSMGFDSATNNALDSVSDRDYVVELLSSASISMMHLSRFSEDLIFFNSGEADFIELSDSITSGSSLMPQKKNPDALELIRSKCGRVYGSLTAILTVLKSLPLSYNKDMQEDKEYLFDSIETWNDCLCIAILILKNVKIKYKSCRKAAEEGYSNATEIADYLVKKGVTFREAHNISGQLVLQAIREKKSLNNLKLSTFKMYSSLIEDDIYKNITLEACLKKRLSQGGVSPCQVYREIEKAKKRLHMS, from the coding sequence ATGACACTTTGGGGTGGAAGATTCGTTAATGAATCAGATGAATTGTTTAAAAAATTTAATAGATCTTTGTCTTTTGATTATATTTTAGTAAAAGAAGACATAACTGCTTCAATTGCTTGGTCTAAAGCTCTTATGAAGAGCAATATTATTAGTGGAGAAGAACAAAAAAAAATAGAATTAGCACTGCTTGTTTTATTAAAAGAAATAAAAAATAACACTCAAAATATTCTTAAAAGTGATTATGAAGATATTCATAGTTGGGTAGAAGCTAATCTTATTAAAAAAATAGGAAAATTAGGAAAAAAACTACATACAGGTCGTAGTAGAAATGATCAAATTACAACTGATTTAAAATTATGGTGTAGAAAAAAAATCTATGTTTTATTAGATAATATTATTGAATTACAAAAAAATTTTATTTTAAATGCTGAATCTAATCATAATGTTATTATGCCAGGTTATACTCATTTACAACGTGCTCAACCTATTACTTTTTCTTATTGGTGTTTAGCTTATGTTGAAATGTTGAAACGAGATTTTAGTCGTTTAAAAGATGTTTTAAAACGATTAAATCAAAGTCCTTTAGGTTCTGGCGCTTTATCTGGAACGGGATGGAAAATAAATCGTCAAGAACTTGCTTTATCTATGGGATTTGATTCAGCAACTAATAATGCGCTTGATAGTGTTTCTGATCGAGATTATGTTGTGGAGCTTTTGTCATCGGCTTCAATTAGTATGATGCATCTATCACGATTTTCTGAAGATCTAATATTTTTTAATTCGGGTGAAGCTGATTTTATTGAATTATCTGATTCGATTACATCAGGTTCATCTTTAATGCCTCAAAAGAAGAATCCAGATGCATTGGAATTGATTCGTTCTAAGTGTGGTCGTGTTTACGGTTCTTTAACTGCCATCTTAACAGTGTTAAAATCGCTTCCATTATCTTACAATAAAGATATGCAAGAAGATAAAGAATATTTATTTGATTCTATAGAAACATGGAACGATTGCTTATGTATAGCAATTTTAATTTTAAAAAACGTAAAAATAAAATACAAGTCATGTCGTAAAGCGGCAGAAGAGGGATATTCTAATGCAACAGAAATTGCAGATTATTTAGTTAAAAAAGGTGTTACTTTTCGTGAAGCACATAATATATCTGGTCAATTAGTACTTCAAGCAATTAGAGAAAAAAAATCTTTAAATAACTTAAAATTATCTACATTTAAAATGTATAGTAGTCTTATTGAAGATGATATATATAAAAATATTACTTTAGAAGCGTGTCTTAAAAAAAGATTGTCTCAAGGTGGTGTATCACCATGTCAAGTTTATCGAGAAATTGAAAAAGCAAAAAAAAGATTACATATGTCTTAA
- the tsaD gene encoding tRNA (adenosine(37)-N6)-threonylcarbamoyltransferase complex transferase subunit TsaD: MKVLGIETSCDDTGIAIYDSKKGLLINEVYNQNILNNKNGGVIPELASRQHMESITLLLKKIFITEKEMKDINLIAYTAGPGLVSSLLVGATFACSLGFSRNIPVIPVNHMEAHLLSPMLHSELIKFPFIALLVSGKHTQIIAVHQLGQYELLGNCLDDAAGEAFDKIAKLLGLKYPGGPELSKLACSGIKNVFHFPRPMIHHSNLNFSFSGLKTYVSKVIEKSDKTLQTKANIARAFEDAVIDTLLIKTNKALKEKKWKRLVIAGGVSANYLLRQKAEKMIQEDFNGKVFYTKLDLSTDNGGMIAYLGFLRQKQAKKPQLNILVKPKWSISDLCLFSL, translated from the coding sequence ATGAAAGTACTGGGTATTGAAACTTCTTGTGATGATACAGGCATAGCTATTTATGATAGTAAAAAAGGATTGTTAATAAATGAAGTATATAATCAGAATATATTAAATAATAAAAACGGTGGTGTAATTCCCGAATTAGCGTCTCGTCAACATATGGAATCAATAACTTTGTTGTTAAAAAAAATATTTATAACAGAAAAAGAAATGAAAGATATAAATCTTATTGCATATACTGCTGGACCTGGTTTAGTCAGTTCTTTATTAGTAGGTGCTACATTTGCATGTTCTTTAGGGTTTTCTCGAAACATTCCAGTTATTCCCGTGAATCATATGGAAGCACATTTATTATCACCAATGTTACATTCTGAATTAATTAAATTTCCTTTTATTGCATTATTAGTGTCAGGAAAACATACTCAAATTATTGCTGTTCATCAACTAGGACAATATGAATTACTTGGAAATTGTTTAGATGATGCAGCAGGTGAAGCTTTTGATAAAATAGCAAAACTTTTAGGATTAAAATATCCTGGTGGTCCTGAGTTATCTAAACTAGCATGTAGTGGTATTAAGAACGTTTTTCATTTTCCTCGTCCTATGATACATCATTCAAATTTAAATTTTAGTTTTTCAGGTTTAAAAACATATGTATCAAAAGTAATTGAAAAATCTGATAAAACTCTACAAACAAAAGCAAATATCGCTAGAGCTTTTGAAGATGCTGTAATTGATACACTATTAATAAAAACCAATAAGGCATTAAAAGAAAAAAAATGGAAGCGTTTAGTTATAGCAGGTGGTGTTAGTGCTAATTATCTCTTACGACAAAAAGCAGAAAAAATGATTCAAGAAGATTTTAATGGTAAAGTATTTTATACAAAATTAGATCTTTCTACAGATAATGGTGGAATGATTGCATATCTTGGTTTTTTACGTCAAAAGCAAGCAAAAAAACCTCAATTAAATATTTTAGTAAAACCAAAATGGTCTATAAGTGATTTGTGTCTTTTTAGTTTATAA
- the ribB gene encoding 3,4-dihydroxy-2-butanone-4-phosphate synthase — protein sequence MNQTLLSKFGTPKERVQKAIFALQSGQGIIVLDNERRENEGDLVFASENMTVEQMALTIRYGSGIVCLCITESKRKKLNLPMMVKKNTSRYGTGFTITIEAAKGISTGVSAQDRLTTIKTAISDHSKPEDLNRPGHVFPLRAHKDGVLARPGHTEAAVELVSLAGFKPSGVICELMNKDGTMARFPEIVKFSQNKKMQILTIQDLICYIKNKKKCF from the coding sequence ATGAACCAAACACTATTGTCTAAATTTGGAACACCTAAAGAACGAGTTCAAAAAGCAATATTTGCTTTACAATCTGGTCAAGGAATTATCGTATTAGATAATGAAAGACGCGAAAATGAAGGAGATCTTGTATTTGCATCTGAAAATATGACAGTAGAACAAATGGCTTTAACTATTCGATATGGGAGTGGTATTGTATGTCTCTGTATAACTGAATCTAAACGAAAAAAATTAAATTTACCTATGATGGTTAAAAAAAATACCAGTAGGTATGGTACAGGATTTACAATTACAATAGAAGCTGCAAAAGGAATTTCTACTGGTGTATCCGCTCAAGATAGATTAACTACTATAAAAACAGCAATTTCTGATCATTCTAAACCTGAAGATCTAAATAGACCAGGACATGTATTTCCATTAAGAGCTCATAAAGATGGAGTTTTAGCTCGACCAGGACATACAGAAGCTGCTGTTGAACTTGTTTCTTTAGCAGGTTTTAAGCCATCAGGAGTTATATGTGAACTAATGAATAAAGATGGAACTATGGCTCGTTTTCCTGAAATTGTCAAATTTTCTCAAAATAAAAAAATGCAAATATTAACTATACAAGATTTAATTTGTTATATCAAAAATAAAAAAAAATGTTTTTGA
- a CDS encoding argininosuccinate synthase translates to MKKMNKVVLAYSGGLDTSAIIPWLKENYNVEVIAFVADIGQSKKDLNGIEKKALESGASSCHVFDLKEEFIKNYVYPVLKTGALYEGNYLLGTALARPLIAKKQVELALNIGADSLCHGATGKGNDQVRFEMAYASLAPNLHVIAPWREWNLHSRESLLRYLHERNIPITATLEKIYSKDENSWHISTEGGLLEDPWNESNEDCWNWTVKPEDALEKPEYILLELTEGCVVSVNKLKLNPLKCVETLNKIGSKHAIGRMDMIENRLIGIKSRGCYETPGGTIITTAIKAIEQLVLDRESFQWRAKIGLEMSSVVYDGRWFSPIRKSLQAAANELASEINGEVILKLYKGSVIAVQKRSPNSLYSVEYATFGEDEVYNQCDANGFIRLFSLSSRIRAKNKCK, encoded by the coding sequence ATGAAAAAAATGAATAAAGTTGTTTTAGCATATTCTGGTGGTTTAGATACTTCAGCAATTATTCCATGGCTTAAAGAAAATTATAATGTTGAAGTTATTGCGTTTGTAGCTGATATAGGACAATCTAAAAAAGATTTAAATGGAATTGAAAAAAAAGCATTAGAATCAGGAGCGTCTAGTTGTCACGTATTTGATTTGAAAGAAGAGTTTATAAAAAATTATGTTTATCCAGTTTTAAAAACTGGTGCTTTATATGAAGGTAACTACTTATTAGGAACAGCGTTAGCTAGACCTCTCATAGCAAAAAAACAAGTAGAACTAGCATTAAATATTGGTGCAGATTCATTATGCCATGGTGCCACTGGAAAAGGAAATGATCAAGTTCGCTTTGAAATGGCTTATGCATCATTAGCTCCAAATTTGCATGTAATAGCACCATGGCGTGAATGGAATCTTCATTCAAGAGAATCTTTATTGAGATATTTACATGAAAGAAATATTCCAATAACAGCAACATTAGAAAAAATCTATAGTAAGGATGAAAATTCTTGGCATATTTCTACAGAAGGAGGATTACTTGAAGATCCTTGGAATGAATCTAATGAAGACTGTTGGAATTGGACAGTAAAACCTGAAGATGCTCTAGAAAAACCTGAATATATTTTATTAGAATTGACAGAAGGTTGTGTAGTATCTGTTAATAAACTGAAATTAAATCCATTAAAATGTGTAGAAACATTAAATAAAATTGGTTCTAAACATGCTATTGGTAGAATGGATATGATTGAAAATAGATTAATTGGAATTAAGTCTCGAGGTTGCTATGAAACACCTGGAGGTACTATTATTACAACAGCTATAAAAGCTATTGAACAATTGGTTTTAGATCGAGAAAGTTTTCAATGGAGAGCAAAAATTGGTTTAGAAATGTCTTCAGTTGTTTATGATGGTCGTTGGTTTTCTCCAATACGAAAATCTTTGCAGGCTGCTGCTAATGAATTAGCATCTGAAATTAATGGAGAAGTAATATTAAAATTATATAAAGGTAGCGTTATAGCCGTGCAAAAAAGATCTCCTAATTCATTATATTCTGTAGAATATGCCACTTTTGGTGAAGATGAAGTATATAATCAATGTGATGCAAATGGTTTTATTCGTCTTTTTTCACTTTCTTCAAGAATACGTGCAAAAAATAAATGTAAATAG